One part of the Gossypium raimondii isolate GPD5lz chromosome 1, ASM2569854v1, whole genome shotgun sequence genome encodes these proteins:
- the LOC105786229 gene encoding zinc finger A20 and AN1 domain-containing stress-associated protein 8 codes for MDPLDETGRQASEGPILCVNNCGFFGSAATMNMCSKCHKAMILKQEQAQLVASSIDSIVNGSTSGNGKEPSVAAALAVQCGNFGSKIESSIDPSHMTFSGMKTKEGPNRCNACHKRVGLTGFSCKCGNIFCAAHRYSDKHNCPFDYRTAARDAIAKANPVVRAEKLDKI; via the coding sequence ATGGACCCTCTTGATGAGACGGGCCGCCAAGCTTCAGAAGGCCCCATCCTGTGTGTTAATAACTGTGGTTTCTTTGGAAGTGCGGCTACCATGAATATGTGCTCCAAATGTCACAAGGCAATGATCCTGAAGCAGGAACAGGCACAACTCGTAGCATCATCCATCGATAGCATTGTTAATGGCAGCACTAGCGGGAATGGTAAGGAACCATCTGTTGCTGCTGCTTTGGCTGTGCAATGTGGAAATTTTGGGTCAAAAATTGAATCATCCATCGATCCATCCCATATGACCTTCAGTGGGATGAAAACAAAAGAGGGTCCCAACAGGTGTAATGCATGCCACAAGCGTGTTGGTTTGACAGGATTTAGCTGCAAGTGTGGAAACATCTTCTGTGCAGCGCATAGGTACTCCGACAAACACAACTGTCCTTTCGATTATAGGACAGCCGCCCGCGATGCTATTGCTAAAGCCAACCCCGTAGTGAGGGCTGAGAAACttgataaaatctaa